AGATTAATACAGTAGTATTAAGTATTTTGTTTTATGGCTCTATGATGGTTATTGTGGATGGTTAAAATTGACAGGTACAATTTATAGCGGATGTGCAAATCAAATTAAGTTAAACCGAAAAAACATATTTACCCCATAAAACATAGAACCCATTTTTCGGTGTTTAATTCATCAATTGGACTCAATCCGTAACCGAACTTATTTCATTTATGCGGATAGCTACAGATAAATATAAATATTTTTTGACAACAAGGAAAAAATACACATAACTCTTTCCCATTCTTCTTTATTCCCGAACCGGCGATTTTTAACCTTCATTTAAAGCAGGCAAAAACTATTTTTTTGTATTAAAAAATGTAAATTGGTAAGTCATTTATTATATTACATTAATGAATTTTATTGGTAAAATATCGCTTTTTTTAACGTTGTTTAATGTCGTGCAATTGCATTTACATTTCAACTTGAAGCCGGTTTTAACACCGTCAACCTCAAAAAAAGATTCAGTCCGACAAAGTAAAACCGAAATTATAAACGGCATTAGTTATACTGCGATAAATACTTTTGGTGATGGCGTTAGCCCTGGCAGGTTTTATATAAAAGATAAAAGCGGCAAAATAGTTTATAAAGCAACCGCCGATGACGAAGTGGTTTATTTTAAATTCATTGATTTTAATGGAGACGGTTATAAAGATATCACCGTAGAGTTAAGGGGAGTAGATTCGGGTGCACAGGACCTGATTATTTACGACGTAAAATCAAACACATTCAAATTAGCCGGCGATTGTTCAAATGCGGAAAGGATTCCAACAACAAAATTTTACTATACTTACGAGGATTGTTGTATGGGAAGAGTTTGGAGCAGCAACCTGTTTTACATTACCGATTCAAAGATCATCAACGTGGGCAATATTAAGTATGACGATAACGGTGACTATGGCATTTCGTTTTACAAACTCAACGGTCAAAAGCGTGTTTTTATAAAAAAATGGAAAGTGCGAATTAACGGTGAGACGCCTGTTTCAACAGGTAAACATATCGATTTTATTTTGAAGCATTATTGGAAGAATCATTGGCGTAGTTTTATTGAATAACGCAGGTTAAGCAAATAAAGATAACTCAAATCATTTCAGCGCTTTTTTTACCGAATTTCATAAACTGCGCAGTAATCAACGGGTAATCATCCAAATTCATCAAACAACCTTTAGATAGGTTGGATGCTTTCTGATTCGGTTTTGAAAGTTTTAAAAACCTATAGAAACAAGAAGCGCCCTCTGATGGGCAGGGGCGCGTTCTAACCAATTATAAACCTAAATTATGAGAAGAGCTGTAAGGGAGGTCTCGAACCTTCTGGTGCTGCCGTTCAGCGCCTTACAAATACTACACTGCAAATATACTACACATCTTTTATTTTGCAAATATTTTAAGTAAAAAAGTTAACTATTAACAATTTAATAATACAGCAAGCATTTAAGTGCGATATTGATAAATAAATAATTGTCATTTAAACACATTATCTGCCTGTATATCAATATGTTTATTTAACGCAATAATAATACCAATAGTGCCCTACGATTAAAATATTTTGATTATTTATTGGTTATGTTGACGACTTTTGCAGATTTTGATGCGATTTATTAAAAAACGCGCCTTCATTAGATAAAAAACTGTAACCCTCCTGCTTCAAGGCAGAATGCTTTTGTATTTTAAGCAGCACAAATAATTCTTAATGAAGTACGAAGGGCATCAAATTGGGAAAATTTTCGCCGTGGCGCACAAAACAAAGCCGCCCTGGCATATCAAAGCGGCTTATTATGGTGCGGGGGTTAAATCCTTTCCTAAAAATACAATTAGTTAGTTCTGCGGCACCGGCGATGTCTTCGCCTCTTTCCTGGCGGCCTTTTTTTGTTTTTGGGCTTCTACAAAAGCGAGGTATTTCGTTTTTTGTTCGGCAGTAAAAATGGCTTCCAGTTTGGCCTGCGCATTGTCACGGATCTGTTTATGTGAATACCGTTGTTCTTTTTTATCATTTGTACCTTTAAGGGCCTTCAAACTATCAAGTCCTCTACCCTGCTCCAGCAGCACCGCATTCACCTGGGTTATCTGGCTGTTGCTCAGGTTAAGCTGTTTAGTTAATACTTTAGTTTGTTTTGCAGCCCGTAATGCGGGGGTTGCCTTTACTTTTTCCTGGGCGTGTGCAAATAAGCCCAGCCCTGCAACAAAAGCTATCATCATGAATATCTTTTTCATAGTTTATATTTTTTTATGGTATGACTGATTTTTGCCGTATTGGTTTAAATAATAATGAACAATGTCCCGGTTAAAAAAACAAGCCTTTTTCGGTACTATGCATAACCAACAAAGTGTGTGTACCACCCGTAAATGAAACACTCAGAAACACCCTGGTACGGGGTGAAACACCCTGAAACACCCTGGTACGGGGTGAAACACCCTGAGACACCCTGGTACGGGTGACACACCTGTTCCGCTCCTGTGTTGGCACCAACCGAAATGCCAATGAACTAATGAACCAATGAACTAACCTAAAACCTTCTTCTCACTCATGATGTTATCCTAATAATCAAACATCAGCACCATGAGCCTGGAAACATATGCCAAAAAGCGCGACTTTACCAAAACAGCCGAACCAAAAGCCGGTAAAAGCAAGGATAAAAACAGCCTGACTTTTGTGATACAAAAGCACGATGCTTCACGGCTGCATTACGATTTCAGGCTGGAGATGGGTGGCGTGCTCAAAAGCTGGGCGGTGCCCAAAGGGCCGTCAACCGATCCAAAAACCAAAAGGCTGGCTATGATGGTGGAGGATCATCCTTATGATTACCGCAACTTTGAGGGCATCATCCCCGAAGGCGAATATGGTGGAGGTACTGTGATTGTTTGGGACGAAGGCACATATGAACCCATCGAAAAAATTAAAGGCAAAAAAGAGCAGGAAAAGCAGCTGTTAAAAGAACTTAAATCCGGATCATTAAAAATAAAGCTCCATGGCAAAAAACTACAGGGCGAGTTTGCCCTGGTAAAAACCCATGGCATGGGCGATAATGCCTGGCTGCTGATAAAGCACGATGACGATTTTGCAACAAAAAAAGATATTACTAAAGAGGACAAGTCGGTAATATCGGGCAAAACCATCGAGGCCATGGAAAAAACCGGTGAAAAGGTTTGGCAGAACGGGCATGAAGAAAATATTGAAAAGCCGAAGAAGGGCGCATCAATAAAAAAAGTGATTGAAGCAACCGAGCCCAAAGAAAGCGTGGCTGAACAGGAAGATATTGACATTACCGCGATATTAAAAAAAGCCCCCAAAGCTAAAATGCCAACCGGGATAAAACCTATGCTGGCCACTTTGGTTGATGAACCTTTTGACGACCCTGATTGGGTTTACGAGGTAAAATGGGATGGTTACCGCGCACTTGCTTTCGTGAACCAGGGAGAGGTGGAGCTATTATCCCGCAACAATAAAACGTTTAACCAAAAGTTTTACCCTATCTACAAACTGCTACAGGGTTGGAAGATTAACGCCGTGTTGGATGGCGAGATCCTGGTTTTGAATGATAAAGGCATCTCCAACTTCGGCAACCTGCAAAACTGGCGCAGCGAAGCCGATGGCGAACTGGTTTATTATGTTTTTGATATTTTATGGTACGATGGCAAAAACCTGGTGAATTTGCCTTTATCGCAACGGCAAGCCATACTCAAACAGGTTTTACCAACCAACGATGACCGCGTGCGCACCAGTAAAGTGTTTGACGCCAGCGGCATTGATTTTTTTAAGGCGGCCGAGCGGATGGGCTTAGAAGGCATTATCGCAAAAAAAGCCAATAGCACCTACGCTTCAGATACGCGCTCAAAGGAATGGCTGAAGATTAAAGTACACAAACGGCAGGAAGTAGTAATAGCCGGCTTTACCAAAAACGAGGATACGTCTAAACAGTTCAGTTCATTGCTGCTGGGTGTTTATGAAGATAAAAACCTGCAATATGTAGGTAAAGTGGGAACAGGTTTTTCGGATAAAGTACAAAAGGAAATGATGGTACAATTTAAGCCTTTAATAACTGACAAAAGTCCTTTTGATACTATTCCCGACGTAAACAAGCCATCGCGTTTCAGGCCAAATCCACCCAAAGCCAAGGCAACCTGGCTAAAGCCCCAACTGGTTTGCGAAGTAGCTTTTAGCGAAGTTACCAGCGACGGCGTGTTCCGTCACCCGTCATTCCAGGGTATGCGCGTTGATAAAAAGGCAACAGATGTAGTGCGTGAGGTTGCAGAACATACTGAGACAGCGATTGAACAAGCGAAAAAAAAACATGAAGATAGCCATGCATCGGCCATACAACCTCCAAAAGAGAAAGGAAGAAAAACCTTGCTAAACCCAACCGACGAAACCCAGGTGCGCAAAATTTGCGGCCATGATTTGAAGTTTACCCACCTGAGTAAAATTTACTGGCCCGAGGATAAGGTAACCAAGCGAGATATGTTTAACTACTATTACCAGGTAGCCGAGTACATTTTGCCTTACCTGAAAGATCGCCCCATGTCGCTTAACCGGTTTCCCGGCGGTATTCACGGCCCAAGTTTTTACCAAAAAGATGTAAAAGGCAAAGCGCCCGATTGGGTAAAAACATTTCCGTATACCAACGGTGAAGGCGAACACAAAGAATATTTGGTGGGCACCGATGAGGCAAGTCTATTATGGATGGCATCATTAGGCTGCATCGAGATGAACCCCTGGTTCAGTCGTATCCAATCGCCGGATAACCCGGACTATTGCGTGATAGACCTTGACCCCGACAAAAACACGTTCGACCAGGTAATCGCCGCAGCGCTGGAGGTAAAAAAAACATTGGATGCCATTGATGTTCCCTCCTACTGCAAAACTTCCGGCTCAACCGGCATGCATATATATATCCCAACCGATGCCAGGTATAGTTATGATCAAACCCAGCTGTTTGCACGTATTATAGTAAACATTGTTCACAAACAAATTCCCGATTACACTACCGTGGAACGGATGGTGGCAAAGCGTGATGGAAAAATGTACCTTGACTTTTTACAAAACCGCCCCGGCGCTACCATAGCCGGGCCCTACTCGCTCCGCCCCAAAATTGGCGCCACCGTATCTATGCCCCTTCACTGGGATGAAGTAAAACCTGGCCTTACTATGAAACATTTTACCATATTCAATTCAATAGACAGGCTGAAGGTTGAAGGCGATTTATTTAAGGGAGTATTGGGCAAGGCGATTGACTTGGAGAAGACAATGGAAAAAGCGAAATCAGTTTTCGGTTAGCAGTCATTGGTCATTGGTCATTGGTCATTGGTCATTGGTCATTGGTCATTGGTCATTGGTCATTGGTCATTTAAGGGCAAGTTTGATTGGGCTAACGATTGTTTTAATTTTTCTAATAAATCTACCCCTGATATCTTTTCTTTTCGAGGTGCGTAGGCCTGTCACCCTGAGCCTGTCGAAGGGTCGCGCGGAGAGGCCTTTACCCGCTATGGTTCGACAAGCTCACCATGACAGCCCTTTTTTACGATGTCATTCCCCCTTCAGAGTTTCGCGAAATTTTACGACTACCAATGACTAATGACAGCGCAGCGAAATGACCAAGGACAAGCGCAGCGACAATGCCCAATGACAGCGAAGCGAAATGAACTAACTAACCGGCAATTTCACTACAAAAACAGAGCCTTTGCCTTCTGTACTTTCCACGTGGATAGTACCCTTATGGCTTTCAACTATCTGGCGTACAATACTGAGCCCCAAACCTGTTGATTTTTCGCCACGCACGCCGGTGCGGCCGGCCTTGGTAAAGCGGTTGAATATTTCGGGCAGCATAGCCTCAGGAATCCCCATGCCATAATCCTGAACCTCAATAATCACATCCTTATTAACCTGGCTTAACCGCACGTCAACACGGCTGTTATCCTTTGAAAATTTCACGGCATTACTCACCAGGTTGTCAATCACGCGGGAAAACCTTTCTTTATTAATCAGTGCATAAGCGGGGTTTACACTGCTGATAAAAATAACATCAACGTTCAGTCTGCCCTGGGTCCGCCAGGAATCTACGGCGGTTTTAAGCAACTGATTTAATTCTGTTCTTTCGGTTTCAATAGGTCTCCCGTTTTCATTGCGGGCGGCATCCAGCAGGTCGTCAATGATCGACCGGGCTTTGGCGCACGACTCCTTAATCATATTTAAATTATCCTGCGTATCCTCGGTCACCTCATCAAGTTCCATCATCATCGCTATCGATTCAACCGAGGCAATAGGGTTGCGCAAATCATGAGCTACCATACCCAGCACCTGGTTTTTAAATACATTGGCCCCTTCTATCAGTTCATTTTTTTCACTTATTTGTAAAACCTGCTGGTAACTATTGGCTTTGTAAGTAAAAAAGTACCGGGAGGTTAAATAAAAAGCAGACAACAACACCACTGAAATTAACTGATTATAAACCATTTGCGTGGGCGATGTTTGGCTATAAAGCAACAAAGCAGTAAAAAACAACTCTACGCCTATAATAAGGATAATCGATTCGTAATACTCAAATACTACGGTCGCGCTTATGAGGCATAAAGCTATCAGGTAAAGTGTAAGCGAATTGCTTGGATCGGACGTGGCTATAAAGCTGGAATACATGCCACAGGTAATAATGTACAACGAAAATAAAAATACCGTAAACGCCATAAGCTGGGTGCTTTTTTTTTGCCTTTTATATTCCAGTATCAGCAGGTTGGCAGCTATCAGGAAAAACGGGGTTATTATCAGGAACACCCAGTTGCTTGTGTTAAATTCGGGAAAGTTTTGCGCTTTGGTAAGGCTTGCCGGGAAAACAACATACAGCACCCTTATAATGATATTCAACAATAAAAATATGATACTGGCTGCCCGTACAGCAATCAAATTCTGGTACGTGTAAAAATCTTTGTACAATGATCTGTACTTAACAGGCAGGCTATTGAAAAAAAAGCGCGTATTCAACATGAGTTGATATTTACCAAACGGATAAAAGTATTAAAAATGTTACAATTATTATAGGCCGCGACAAAATGACGCTTAATCTTTTTTTTACGTGACTTTTTATCATGTTTGGCCAACTGGCAAGGGATTTGACTAATACAACTCATAACACTAAATCACTATGAATTTTAACAACTTTACAATAAAAGCACAGGAGGCTGTACAAAAAGCCTCTGAAATTGCTACCGGTAATCAGCAGCAGGCAATTGAGCCGGCGCACCTGTTAAAAGGTTTACTGCTGGTTGATGAAAATGTTATTTCCTATTTACTAAAAAAGCTTAATGTTAACCTTAACCGCCTGAACGAGGTACTGGATACCCAGATAACATCGTTCCCGAAGGTTAGCGGCAGCAACGTTTACTTATCATCAGATAGTAACTCGGCCCTGCAAAAAGCGCAAGGATACTTAAAAGAATTTAAAGATGAGTTTGTATCGGTTGAGCATATCCTGTTGGGTTTGCTGGCAGCCGGTGGCAAAGTAAGCGGCGCGCTTAAAGATTTTGGTGTAAACGAAAAAGACCTTAAAAAAGCCATTATAGCTTTACGCGGCGACAGCAAGGTAACCGACCAAAATGCCGAAGCAACCTACAATGCCCTAAATAAATATGCCCGTAACTTGAACGAGTATGCCGAAAGCGGCAAGCTTGACCCTGTTATTGGCCGCGACGACGAGATTAGGCGTGTTATCCAAATCCTATCCCGCCGTACCAAAAACAACCCGATATTGGTTGGCGAGCCGGGTGTTGGTAAAACTGCCATTGCCGAAGGTATTGCTTTCAGGATAATCAAAGGCGATGTACCCGAAAGCCTGAAAACAAAAACAGTTTACTCGTTAGATATGGGCGCATTAATTGCAGGCGCCAAATATAAGGGTGAGTTTGAAGAACGCTTAAAAGCCGTTATAAAAGAAGTTACGCAAAGCGATGGCGAGATCATTTTATTTATAGATGA
The genomic region above belongs to Mucilaginibacter sp. KACC 22773 and contains:
- a CDS encoding sensor histidine kinase, giving the protein MLNTRFFFNSLPVKYRSLYKDFYTYQNLIAVRAASIIFLLLNIIIRVLYVVFPASLTKAQNFPEFNTSNWVFLIITPFFLIAANLLILEYKRQKKSTQLMAFTVFLFSLYIITCGMYSSFIATSDPSNSLTLYLIALCLISATVVFEYYESIILIIGVELFFTALLLYSQTSPTQMVYNQLISVVLLSAFYLTSRYFFTYKANSYQQVLQISEKNELIEGANVFKNQVLGMVAHDLRNPIASVESIAMMMELDEVTEDTQDNLNMIKESCAKARSIIDDLLDAARNENGRPIETERTELNQLLKTAVDSWRTQGRLNVDVIFISSVNPAYALINKERFSRVIDNLVSNAVKFSKDNSRVDVRLSQVNKDVIIEVQDYGMGIPEAMLPEIFNRFTKAGRTGVRGEKSTGLGLSIVRQIVESHKGTIHVESTEGKGSVFVVKLPVS
- the ligD gene encoding DNA ligase D — its product is MSLETYAKKRDFTKTAEPKAGKSKDKNSLTFVIQKHDASRLHYDFRLEMGGVLKSWAVPKGPSTDPKTKRLAMMVEDHPYDYRNFEGIIPEGEYGGGTVIVWDEGTYEPIEKIKGKKEQEKQLLKELKSGSLKIKLHGKKLQGEFALVKTHGMGDNAWLLIKHDDDFATKKDITKEDKSVISGKTIEAMEKTGEKVWQNGHEENIEKPKKGASIKKVIEATEPKESVAEQEDIDITAILKKAPKAKMPTGIKPMLATLVDEPFDDPDWVYEVKWDGYRALAFVNQGEVELLSRNNKTFNQKFYPIYKLLQGWKINAVLDGEILVLNDKGISNFGNLQNWRSEADGELVYYVFDILWYDGKNLVNLPLSQRQAILKQVLPTNDDRVRTSKVFDASGIDFFKAAERMGLEGIIAKKANSTYASDTRSKEWLKIKVHKRQEVVIAGFTKNEDTSKQFSSLLLGVYEDKNLQYVGKVGTGFSDKVQKEMMVQFKPLITDKSPFDTIPDVNKPSRFRPNPPKAKATWLKPQLVCEVAFSEVTSDGVFRHPSFQGMRVDKKATDVVREVAEHTETAIEQAKKKHEDSHASAIQPPKEKGRKTLLNPTDETQVRKICGHDLKFTHLSKIYWPEDKVTKRDMFNYYYQVAEYILPYLKDRPMSLNRFPGGIHGPSFYQKDVKGKAPDWVKTFPYTNGEGEHKEYLVGTDEASLLWMASLGCIEMNPWFSRIQSPDNPDYCVIDLDPDKNTFDQVIAAALEVKKTLDAIDVPSYCKTSGSTGMHIYIPTDARYSYDQTQLFARIIVNIVHKQIPDYTTVERMVAKRDGKMYLDFLQNRPGATIAGPYSLRPKIGATVSMPLHWDEVKPGLTMKHFTIFNSIDRLKVEGDLFKGVLGKAIDLEKTMEKAKSVFG